One Apostichopus japonicus isolate 1M-3 chromosome 7, ASM3797524v1, whole genome shotgun sequence genomic region harbors:
- the LOC139969335 gene encoding uncharacterized protein, which translates to MFYKNLDDIAAKIITYNTNHSKGTLRFLVEYNNFIQQLTEKDKRDATWTAALWILPGFLKEDRFLFINSDDDVSSDVEISTPVITYTGDPLDPSNITIIAENEKCSTAASFPEAVLILLATYYVFNIQYNGKVKEH; encoded by the exons ATGTTCTACAAAAATCTTGATGACATTGCAGCAAAGATCATCACCTACAACACAAATCACTCAAAGGGCACTCTTCGATTCCTTGTTGAATACAACAACTTTATTCAGCAATTGAcagaaaaagacaaaaggg ATGCTACATGGACCGCAGCTCTCTGGATACTACCTGGCTTCCTGAAAGAAGATCGCTTTCTGTTTataaacagtgatgatgat GTTAGCTCGGATGTTGAAATCAGCACACCGGTCATAACATACACTGGGGATCCGCTGGACCCATCAAACATAACAATCATTGCAGAAAACGAAAAATGCAGTACTGCAGCATCTTTCCCTGAGGCAGTTCTAATCCTGCTGGCAACATATTATGTtttcaacatacagtataacgGCAAAGTAAAGGAACACTga